ATTCACATTCTTGTAGACAGTAAACATATCTTCAATATCTAATGAACTGATTTTATCTGATTGTAGAGATGATTTTGCTGAAGATTTAGCTGGATTTATAGAATACCAAGTAATCAGCCCAAAAATTAGTAACACAACTACAAAAGTAATCTTCTTTATGTTTACAATCATATGAGGAGGTTGaaaaactattttaaaaaataaacaaaaaagaagagTTTTTGTGTAAGTTTTATctaataaagaatttttcaGTTGGAAAATTCCAATCTCTCGTTCTGACGTATTTCTGTTTTATACGTAACTCTAgatctttttatatgattatttcaaaattataattctaaataatcagaaaatgtaaaattatgATATCATATGAGTTTATAtacataatattattttattatgtcGTAGTCGATCAAAAATCAGCCAAAAATCTTTCGACAAATGTAAGTTAGATTGGCTactaaaactatttaaaaacatttccaAAAGAGGGCATGggaaatatatataaaatacttgGCATAgtattttccttttttggtcattattaataaaataatcattgtttttttgaattaaatatttttaagtagACATATAAATGGCTCATTTCGTAGATACATCACTTTAAGCTTACAATTAATCCATACGTGTTATATACTAACATGATTTTGTGATGTAACAATAATAACTGTCAGGCGACGAACCTACGCTGACAATATGAATCCCCAAATGTGATTGATTCTTATTTAATACAAATGTGAAGGATGATAAAAGTGACAGGtgaataattaatattgaaTACGAGCATTTAGAGAGTTACTTTTATTTAGCAATTTACTCTTTTCGGAATAGACCGTCGAAATGGTCTATTCGAAATATTTcctatttatttattttccagCCCTTACCCTTCACCGTATGTATAACTAACAATCCAAATAAATCTGTTATTGATACTTCGTCGTTTATTTCAGATCAGACCTCGTGTCTGATCTGAAATAACTATCAagtttcaattttttacgGATATTTATACTTTAAAGCATTATACATGAATTACTTCACTTCTTTTAGATTTGATTTGCATGTAATCGAATTCGTCAAATTGTAAGCatctaatttaaataattataattacaCTAAATGAACATTCCAAGTAAaagttttgattttattaaagaaattatttaattatttatgatCAAAGTcgttatttgtaaaaaaaactcGTTATATATTTCACCTtccataaaattttaacgCCTaactttgttttttaaaattgaaaaataagaatataaaaacctgtagttattatatttatcatcTTACACGATGTGTGTTGAtctctttttaatattctcttttatcaaaatgagtttttttcgttttatCATAAGGaactgtttttttatattttctagatcaataataaaaaaaggaaaattttagagaatatctaaatataaagtaGAAACTATTTGCTAATAACCTATATTCAAAGTATTTTTGGTTTTTAAATCCACTGATCTATTAAATCTCcgtaaatttataattttataataattatgatGTTTTTGTTTGAATAATtcaacatttaaaaaataatgttcCCAATTAAAAATCCGAACgtctaaaaaattgttcaaaaatattatttatgttcTGTCTATgaaaaagaagaatttttagaatttaaaaagtttaaataattttctgattggtatattaaattatctaGACAcgaattttgttttaataagtAGATTTGTACATTTAAACTTTCTTAGGTCAATTAGTATGCTGTAAAccatttatgattttttttgtaggAATCTTTCCCGCATCtccaaaaacaaaaaaaaaatgaaaactTGTCTTTGTCTcactaaaatttttacatctGAATACTTAACATAtcatttgtaaatattgtatttcCCATCATACTTCGTcatcaaatatttaaaaaatgtaaataaatcagttactttttttttacctaatatattatttatcagACATTGACAAAAGGAAAcaacaaattaataatgtagaaatattaaagaagtAACCTCTAtggtaaatttaaatataatcatTAACTTTGTTAGATCTTTTtggaattattaaattatattgagATCATATACGATTTGTAGGGAGCAATGGCTTATAGGTAAGGAacaaaaattgtaaaaaaatattcacgGTACGATTTTAACACgactaaatttaaaaacattttaaaaagaaattaattgCAAAACAGATGGCACAAATGATACTTAAGTCAGTATAATTATGGTTATCATTATATTATTCAGTCAGTTTTTAACAAGTTtaacaataattttttattagcgGCTCTTCTGGTATGTGTCAGCTTTCCATTGGTATAGACGCTAAAAACTTTGCTTAGTCTGGTATTCCGAATATCATTTAATAGAATTAATTTATGAAGCTATTATCGGgtacattttataatttaccCCCCCCACTGCCACACTTCATATTTAATTCCACCATCTTCTAGCTACCTCTACTATCTTTCTTATTTCCAGATCCATTTTCACCGAGTCCCAGCAGGTGTTCAAAGGAGATGCTCTTTAGggttttctttataattctcATTTGGATGTAACCTTCGGTACTAGTCGATAGGCAGATGGCATTAATATAATTGCTATGGTATTTTGTCACAATTCCGTCCTATTTCATGACGTATGGTATTATTTCAAATAGCGTAAGatatattcataaaaatttcccTCCATATTTCAGTTTCTCCTCCtacaagtaaaaaaatattttatcctTAGAAGGGTACGATAATGACGACGAAGACGAAATATACACCAAGTAACATTAACCAAATTcacaatattattttagaCACGCTTCTCGGGGGTGGATACCACACTTAGATTTCTCTTCTGGTTGCCCATGCCAttctttacaaaaataaatatctataagaaaaaaatcttagaaatatttttctcaaaaaatgtttaaataaaaaattgattttcttGACACATAGataatatcataaattCAATCAAATTAAGAACGTAACTTTGtaaatctttataaagTTATCATGAATGGGTAGTGGAGGCAGTATTAATTAAAGATGTCTGttcaaattaaatatgatgttatatctaaaaagaaattagaaAAGCGTTATGGTGGTGCTACCAGGGATGAGGGGATAGtaagtaataaaataaaattctcaACCTgcaatatatatttatgagaattatatttatttaattgcCCCGGTGGCCGGATGGGTTGATCCTAGGCTTTAAATAAGGCGTAATGTTTAGACATTTTGTTGTTTGGGCTGTTGTAATTCTCTTATCATCTTGAGATAATTGTTGGggtaaaagaaaaaattttgggaaataatatttaaggcaaataaaataaaattgaaaatttatttgaacaATATTAGAACTACAATCTACGTACTTGTAAGAATAAAGCTCTTAAACgtaaataaaagaaaaaatttaatgataAAGGAAATTTTGTAGCATCATGTCTTCGTATGAAACTGATCCCACTAgctttttgatttttttttaaaagggTTTCAAGGAAGAGAAAAAAGTCAGTCTTAGACAAGATTCtctaaataatataacttTATCGTTTAATTTAGTTTAAAGatagatttttaataaatataaaattgtttcgCAATCAATAGATTAAATGACGCTCGATAATATAtgtaaaatgaaataaattttaataaatcatagtgtattattttcaaaGAACTTTTTAAGATAATATTCATTCTTTTCATTATTCTTTGGCAAAGTCGATTTAGAATGTAAAACatctttgattttttttgtttccAATTTAGTACTATCTGTAgctttatcttttttaatatcacCTTCTGACTCTTCTGTTGAATAATCTAACGCCGGAAGATCCACATCTTGAATCAAATCTTGTGTTTCAACAGTTTTCGTGTTAATTGGAGTATACTTGTTTACAGTTATTGCCTTTTCTTGTATTAGTACGTGTGATTCTGCAGTAGTATATTCTGTTGAATTAATATGAGGATTTGCAAacatattttcattatataattGTATAATTCGCCACGGACAATCATAATCTATTTTAAGATCAACGAATTTCGAAACTACAAGTTTAAGATCTTCTATTTCgtttaaatctttaaaaGAAGAGTAAAAACTCAAATCGAAAACTAAATCATAGCTATGATAAGCTAAATATGCAAAAAGATGACCAATTGGTTTCAGCTTTcgtgatatattttttttcgataagaattttgttattaattttttaaagagaAATCTTAAATCATACAAGGGATTTGCACTCGACATATATAATCCTATACGTATTAATTTACTTACATCTTTATGCATTATAAGAGCATAGAATACAACATCAGATGCATTAAAAATGGCTTGCCAATTAACTTTGAATAATGGAGTTTTTTCTGTTTAACTTGATAACTATCCGaacaattaaatttgcTGGTAtcgattttattaaataaaactaaattaTGAGCATcaaattttgtaatattagGATTATTTAGATTTCTAACTATAAAATCATCATCGTacacatttattttatttctgtAAGAAGGTATATTCTCGGGAtccaaaattttttgtattacaAAATTAGAGTTGTTTTTTGAAGCTGcaattgataaaatagaGATACATATTAACATTTGGGGTGTTAATAAatagtttataaaatcttttgatataatttataacgatagatttttttaaaaatatgttaagataaaaaagttaattCAAAtctaaatacttttaaaagtaacttaataaaatatgtttttgtaaaattttattttaaaattaacatATATAATTACGGTTTAATGGCACAAAATGACTGTAAAAACAACAAACATTTGCGATcaaataaatcaaaatacaAATTCCATACGTTAAAATCTACCAAAGACATAAAATCACTATAAAGGTAGAACCGTACATCAAGATGATCAAGCTAAATAAGCTGCTTGAAAGCATTTCTCTGGACTACCGAAAGAGAAAATACGAAGCCGATGCGGAAAGGACTATAATCCGAAAGATACCTACAAAAAGAAGACTCTAACCTTTGACCTATCCTTGTTATATTAGAAGTATTAACTACGTTAGCTACCCAAATGAATTTCTTTACTTATGaggatataaaatatataattcataaaatatttgtgttttaaatcattgtaaatataattaaagaaCTGGATTACAATTCTATTgcattatttaaaacaaattaagGCGACAATATATGATTTTTGTGttgaaatttaatatagtTAAGAGCACAGCCCATTAGGGTTTAAAATTTGTGTATTGCCtttatgttatatattattttttttggtaatataaatttataaaaaactaaacatATTTAGCTAAggatttttgtatttttaggTTTTTTCAATTCAGATCTTTATAGAATTCTATTTTTgctatattatattatttcaaGATTAGGTTTTCATATCTAATAAGATTAAAATAACCCTCtcttaatttttgaaaCAACCATAGATTCAGTTATTATTCgattaaattataagaatatataaaataaaatttaaactacACACAAACAAAAGAACATAGCCCAaacagtaaaaaattatttcatagattttttaatcccgaaattagaaaatattaagcaaaatatatatattctttcaattaaataaatatcgATATTACATGTTTAGATTGTggtaaaataatatttatttaattcaaGTTGGGGAAATCGATACTCTCTATGACTTACAGTATATAGAAAGGAAATTTTCACAATTAGTGCAGTAACATttcatataatttcttatttttaaatattaaatatatttgcgCTATAAAGTTGACGTAggatcaataaaaaaaactttcaTGTTAGGACGCGtctacttttttaaaaaattctaaaaatctaaaatattaatattttataaaacagaAATTTGTTTTGTTACAAGAAACAGTataatcttttaattttcctTTCCAGTTAATAATGGCAAcacaatatatatatatatatatatctcTAACAATTGCTGTACTTAGATATGTTTTTACAGCTTAGTTGCCCACTTTATTATGTGCaatttatagaataaagaacaaaaaaaacttaaacgCAAAGAAGATATAGATGACTCTCGCATTTAGgggaaattttaaataaccAAGATATGGGTAAAATTCAGTCAACGTGTTAGGTTTCTTATTAGATTTGAAGTAAATAAAACGACCAATGTTGTTACCTAGAGGCAAATGTATGTAGTCTGAGGCTTAGATTTGCAGGAAATCTTCTTAAGAgacatatattttttttttaatttctttaacTAGTTTTATTCTCAACCTACTTCAATCATTTGACAAGTAAATTCTAGAGGACTagtaaatattgttttcaaatatttgttaTGGTATTGATGCCTGTAAAATGTGATGTTAATTTTACtctctaaaaaattaaacgaTAATTCGGTACAATATTTTCGAAATATAGAGAAGAGTGCTAATCATTATTAAGAATAGATTGCAATCACACTGTTCATATTAAACTGAAATTTAATGTTAGACTCGAAATTAagtaaataattataatagcgaaagaaaaataaacaaactACAAACAAAGCCTTAaccaaaataataataaaaatataagaattcTATACatgtatgttttttttaatgtattaTAACATAGAGCTCTTGAGCCTATTTTATgacattttataaaaaatttatttatttcggtttctgttttttcaaattgtttttgttttcatatttaattttatacgTGGCGGAATATTTCCATAAGTTTTTCGATTTATACTAATgcattttcttttttactGCGTTTTTTTGTTACTTAAAGACAATtccatatttattaaaatcatttagAATTggctttttattattgaatGAAGATATCTTTCTATccttattatatattttgatagTAGATGTTTTAATAgcttttttctaaattttaaattttcttttttttttttttgaacgGTTACAAAGCAATTCGGCtcaaaagaagaaatcGTTTTTTACCAATTTCGTATCATTAGACATTATGAGCATGGATAATCCTTTACgtctacaaaaaataattatcatttttttaattaatttaattctttaatgacgttttttgatttgtgacatttaattaattttttactgttttctatttattaagtattaatattaaaaatatagaataaatttttaaattatctatCTATCAGATCTACtagattattaaaagaattttattgaatttttaactAATTTTTTCGTGCTTTTAAAATCTCTAATTCATCCATTTTActcttattatatttaaatatttaaaaatgcactttcattttataattaaagcATTAACATCTTgtaattctatttttattttgttaacATTTATGTAAAACTCTGTTCTGAACTTTCGCtagaattattttatcaattctTTAACTCTTTaacaaataatttcaaaCCCGTTATAAcgatataatttaaaaagaagttAGAAAATTGAGTTATGAGTTTTTAAATGTCTTATTAAAGTTAAGAGTATTTGATctagattttaaattacacTTTTgctaaaaatacaatttctaatgttttcaaatttattgtttcactttttataattatttgatcacaaaaagaaattcatatcaaataaaaattagtgAATCAATAAgtaaaatatgttttcaaattaataaatttaaatctagTTCAAAAATAGACAAattaacttaaaaaatagttCTTAGGGAGAATATTTGTAACTTACAGATACTAGATACATAAAATGAATGCTCAATTTAATTGTGaaacattttttgtttctttaaGATCATTATATGATATTTCTCGATGTATTCCCTACacaaaaacaattattttttagaccacgtttattaaaagaaatttttatttttctccttttaataaaattttttattttttaacccctTATGAATCTGTTgtcaaaaatcaaatttattatttttataaatttctcaTGCTATTTGTGTTCGCAAGGACCTTCTAGCCGACGAATAGACGTCGAGAATAATGCTTATGGCGAATACTTTATACAAAGATCTagtgaaaatttaaaccaAACAAGTAATGACGATTATAAAAAGGAAATCGATGCGTTCTATTTAACTTTTCAAGATTACTTTAATGATAAAGTAAACAAACTAAAATTACCAGGAAAACCCACGATCCTTTGTAGACGTGACAATTTTGTGCTTTCTGTTGTATCTTGGATTTGGGTCTTCAAGATTATGGATTGGTTTAACTGTGAACACACAGTAAAGTTTCTTAAAGAAGCAGGAGCTGATTGTGGTGGTCTCACTAGAGAGTACTTCACAAATGCCatagataaatattttatcgaAGAACGTAACTTGTTGTACTCTCCAAATGGAGATTATCAGAATTTTTTGCCTTATAAAAACGCTaaattaaatcataatATAAGAAGATTAAGTTTTAATGCCCTAGGTTCAATACTTGGCttaataatacaaaaaaagcTTACCGCTGACGTAAGATTGAATTTGATTGTTTGG
The Vairimorpha necatrix chromosome 6, complete sequence DNA segment above includes these coding regions:
- a CDS encoding putative SP-containing protein; this encodes MLICISILSIAASKNNSNFVIQKILDPENIPSYRNKINVYDDDFIVRNLNNPNITKFDAHNLVLFNKIDTSKFNCSDINWQAIFNASDVVFYALIMHKDVSKLIRIGLYMSSANPLYDLRFLFKKLITKFLSKKNISRKLKPIGHLFAYLAYHSYDLVFDLSFYSSFKDLNEIEDLKLVVSKFVDLKIDYDCPWRIIQLYNENMFANPHINSTEYTTAESHVLIQEKAITVNKYTPINTKTVETQDLIQDVDLPALDYSTEESEGDIKKDKATDSTKLETKKIKDVLHSKSTLPKNNEKNEYYLKKFFENNTL